In Felis catus isolate Fca126 chromosome A3, F.catus_Fca126_mat1.0, whole genome shotgun sequence, a single genomic region encodes these proteins:
- the PEX13 gene encoding peroxisome biogenesis factor 13, whose amino-acid sequence MASQPPPPPKPWETRRIPGAGPGPGPGPTFQSADLGPSLLTRPGQPTLTRVPPPILPRPSQQTGSSNVNTFRPAYSSFSSGYGAYGNSFYGSYSPYSYGYNGLGYNRLRVDDLPPSRFVQQAEESSRGAFQSIESIVHAFASVSMMMDATFSAVYNSFRAVLDVANHFSRLKIHFTKVFSAFALVRTIRYLYRRLQWMIGLRRGSENEDLWAESEGTVACLGAEDKAANSAKSWPIFLFFAVILGGPYLIWKLLSTHNDEVTDNTNWASGEDDHVVARAEYDFAAVSEEEISFRAGDMLNLALKEQQPKVRGWLLASLDGQTTGLIPANYVKILGKRRGRKAMESSKISKQQQSFTNTTLIKGATAADSLDEQEAAFESVFVETNKVPVAPDSTGKGGDKQDL is encoded by the exons ATGGCTTCCCAGCCGCCGCCTCCCCCGAAACCCTGGGAGACCCGCCGAATTCCGGGGGCCGGGCCAGGACCAGGACCCGGCCCCACTTTCCA atctgcTGATTTGGGTCCTAGTTTATTGACAAGACCTGGACAACCAACACTTACCAGAGTGCCCCCACCTATTCTTCCAAGGCCATCACAGCAGACAGGAAGCAGCAATGTGAATACTTTCAGACCTGCTTACAGTTCATTTTCTTCAGGATATGGTGCCTATGGAAATTCGTTTTATGGAAGCTATAGCCCTTATAGTTATGGATATAATGGGTTGGGCTATAACCGCCTCCGTGTAGATGATCTGCCACCCAGTAGATTTGTTCAGCAAGCTGAAGAAAGCAGCAGAGGTGCATTTCAGTCCATTGAAAGTATTGTGCATGCATTTGCCTCTGTCAGTATGATGATGGATGCTACCTTTTCAGCTGTCTATAACAGTTTCAGGGCTGTATTGGATGTAGCAAATCACTTTTCCcgattaaaaatacatttcacaaaGGTTTTTTCAGCTTTTGCATTAGTTAGGACTATAAGGTATCTATACAGACGGTTACAGTGGATGATAGGTTTAAGAAGAGGCTCTGAGAAtgaggacctgtgggcagaaagtgAAGGAACTGTGGCTTGCCTTGGTGCCGAGGACAAAGCAGCTAATTCAGCCAAATCTTGGCCAATATTCTTGTTCTTTGCTGTTATCCTTGGTGGTCCTTACCTCATCTGGAAACTTCTGTCTACCCATAATGATGAAGTCACAG ACAACACCAACTGGGCAAGTGGTGAGGATGACCATGTAGTTGCTAGAGCAGAATATGATTTTGCTGCTGTGTCCGAAGAAGAAATTTCTTTCCGTGCTGGTGATATGCTAAACTTAGCTCTCAAAG AACAGCAACCCAAAGTGCGTGGTTGGCTTCTGGCTAGTCTTGATGGTCAAACAACAGGACTTATACCTGCTAATTATGTCAAAATTCTTGGTAAAAGAAGAGGTAGAAAAGCAATGGAATCCAGTAAAATTTCCAAGCAGCAACAATCTTTTACCAACACAACACTAATTAAAGGAGCCACGGCTGCTGATTCTTTGGATGAACAGGAAGCTGCCTTTGAATCTGTTTTTGTTGAGACTAATAAGGTTCCAGTTGCACCTGATTCCACTGGGAAAGGTGGAGATAAACAAGATCTTTGA